CGGATGCGCGCCAGCGCGTAGGCGGCGGTGACGCCGAGCAGCAGCGACAGCGCAACGACCGCCCCGGAGACGACCAGCGAGTTCACAAGATTGCGCGCGAAGGCGCCTTCGGTCAGCACGTTGCGGTAATTGCCGAGGCTGAAGATCTTCGGCCAAAGGCCGGGCTCAAAGAGCTCGGTTCCGGATTTCAGGCTGGTGACGATGGCGTAGTAGAACGGAAACACCGCAATGAAGACGATCACCAAGACCAGCAGGTAGAAGGCCGCGCGCCGCACGATCCACATCTCAGCGGTCTCCATCCAGGCTGATGCGGCCGATCCGGATATAGGCGATCGTGAGCAGGGCGAGGATCAGGAAGAACAGGGTCGAGGCGGCGGAGCCGTAGGCGAACTTGTCGAACTCGAACAGGTTCTCCCGCGTAAACACCGACATCGACTTGGTGTTCACATTGTTGGGCGTCAGCACGTAGATCAGGTCGAAGATGCGCAGCGCGTCGAGCCCGCGAAAAATCACCGCCACCATCACCGCCGGTCGGATCAGCGGCAAGGTCACCCGCCAGAAAATCTGCCACGGGTTTGCCCCGTCGAGCCTGGCGACTTCGATGATCTCGCCCGGCAGCATCTGCAGCGCGGCAAGGATGAGCAGCGCCATGAACGGCGTCGTCTTCCAGATGTCGACGATGAGCACGGCCGCCATCGCGGTGTCGGGGCTGGCGGTCCAGGCGATCTTGTGGCTGATCAGGCCGAGATCGACCAGCACGACATTGATGATGCCGAACTGGTCGTTGAGCATCCACTGCCACATCTTGGCCGAGACGATCGTCGGGATCGCCCAGGGGATGAGGATCGCCGCCCTGACGATGCCACGGCCAGGAAAGCTGGCGTTGAGCACCAAAGCCACGATCGTGCCGAGGACCGTCTCGCAAGTCACAGAAATCGCCGCGAAGCGCACGGTGTTCCAGACCGCGCTCCACCAGACCGGATCGACGAGCAGTCCGTCATAGATCACCCGGCCGCTCGGCAGGCGCAGCACCGAGAGATAAT
The genomic region above belongs to Mesorhizobium sp. B4-1-4 and contains:
- a CDS encoding carbohydrate ABC transporter permease, with amino-acid sequence MAQRVRSAWLFLAPMLLVLAAVAGWPLIRTVYFSFTDASLADLDARQFVGFDNYLSVLRLPSGRVIYDGLLVDPVWWSAVWNTVRFAAISVTCETVLGTIVALVLNASFPGRGIVRAAILIPWAIPTIVSAKMWQWMLNDQFGIINVVLVDLGLISHKIAWTASPDTAMAAVLIVDIWKTTPFMALLILAALQMLPGEIIEVARLDGANPWQIFWRVTLPLIRPAVMVAVIFRGLDALRIFDLIYVLTPNNVNTKSMSVFTRENLFEFDKFAYGSAASTLFFLILALLTIAYIRIGRISLDGDR